The nucleotide sequence CATGACAGTATCGCTGCTGCGTCACGAAGCGATCAAAACCACCCTGCCAAAAGCAAAAGAACTGCGCCGCGTTGTCGAGCCAATTCTGACCCTGGGCAAAACTGACTGCCTGGCAAACAAGCGTCTGGCTTTCAACCGCCTGCGCGATCGTGAAATGGTCTTGAAGCTGTTCGCTGAACTGGGCCCACGTTACGCCAACCGTAACGGCGGCTATGTGCGTATCCTGAAAATGGGTTTCCGCGTCGGCGATAACGCTCCTATGGCGTTCGTTGAACTGATGGATCGTCCAGATACGACCGAAGCAGTTGAAATCGCTGGCGAGTAATCCCAGTAATTGCATCTAAGAAAGCCAGGCCTAGCCTGGCTTTTTTGTTTTCTGCTGCAGCTATCCTTTCAGCGGTGTACTATTCTCCTTTCGCGCCGGCCCGGCACATGCGCTGCCTGCTCCGCGCGTCCTCTGTCGAATGGTTGAAAAGGTAGTTCATGTCCCGTTTCCCCTCCAGCGCCACTGCGGGCGCCGCGCCGCGCCATCCTTTCCTCACCTGGTTTGCGGCCTGCCTCTTCCTGTT is from Janthinobacterium sp. 61 and encodes:
- the rplQ gene encoding 50S ribosomal protein L17 — protein: MRHGHGLRKLNRTSSHRLAMLRNMTVSLLRHEAIKTTLPKAKELRRVVEPILTLGKTDCLANKRLAFNRLRDREMVLKLFAELGPRYANRNGGYVRILKMGFRVGDNAPMAFVELMDRPDTTEAVEIAGE